Proteins found in one Micropterus dolomieu isolate WLL.071019.BEF.003 ecotype Adirondacks linkage group LG10, ASM2129224v1, whole genome shotgun sequence genomic segment:
- the mia3 gene encoding transport and Golgi organization protein 1 homolog isoform X2, which translates to MAAKHFYRQGFLLLLFNFISTAALEKRFSDFKRCADKECSMLLCRGKAVKDFLGPDCRFLSVKKSETIYVYYKLSGRRADIWAGSVGSHFGYFPKDLLAVNHIYTDIEFEVPAEETDFVCFDTGYDKFHNYDIDSLLGSSLEENDSENTGKSDPIQVAEGTQEELQPSADEAIDREKQTEHHDNSEDLVLYDQSASLSELDVATESYSKPVADSDTAATSDAIERAAEDSETKDAPTKSEVRSVSKDDFVSENEPVSISEGMQIPKLKTTLGTTFDAVASDEEITKKVTSYEEEESDYVENPPKDEIDVEVETPLLSFSEQASTPASDSIKISEGVQIPQLKTTLGTTFDAVASDEEITKKVTPYEEEESDYVENPPKDDVDVKVETPLLSFSEQPVSTPASDSIRKPESPPTTHDDKPETEEEKSVWTSFGDAVFSVVTGGEKTAQDFSSEEDDEEEEEAASEAPQSFEEAKKNVEEPVSVELAKEPENIEPVLQDPPNPSSVQTDNKEMDSDSEKHLFDRDDEDEGEVIGPEETLEPTDEPIPHQTEASTKSVDPISQDDTSSIPEAQKSDLKTADEPFGHKEEEEEDSEVYNSNTDVQDSSVEMEHNEDLDNELAENKEVSNQELASTETHQDTSTEDSDVKDEEYTVDDSLSNQMHNYSMTDLESNDGQPELSVEEPESHEGVFTEVWEDEKDPEEEKEELLEDENALSSSQSDDTSDKPSPETTLPTALTPEPEYSDSVLRLTLLRDHFTEESMDRIQKLLGLKNLFKVEAMFSDLDIELQATRLSSTGTMQDIENALEGILEASENAILDEIEKMLDSQGAKHSNDQHMDSGLDEETEILDDFQELAFSLRQKYSTASDSTPLATEKASDIDQGDMPFIVEEDKVVSVPEAGSEANITVSDHEEGPAETTEEHIVLDEVHSGPDVSVEEDSGHFNKNKDNPLSFSASDEIQKVPQDTLENPLDMGLGVEVEHSPSGSLDSMDPVSEIHKEEVGLLLTGHVYMGCILSVIKSKIAEWTIVMISLLPEEWKPGDTLFGCPWQAVVITALVGVVTFTLFFWRVVLAVKKREYLVDEKRLTEQILALKKEKNDALSKMSELQKQTEQLKENQKQSDETVSCTMKMMQKLEGKVLEAETRNEQIAEEKNKYAKQLEDERANSLQNETRIEKLEKLNEKLQLSRKKIQEALAKTTVLLDESKIREDARNAQHKCLVKDYAALKEENKTLKATIKGWEDKHKELNEQIKVYQKSQKELEDSVVLKDHNVEVLSELLADLDACDSQKGDTNVLANCEVAHDKKTAIKNRIKQMMDVSRVQTTLSVVEEERDRFMTKLLNEEKTRKSLEEQHQELEHAIATLKSDKSHIENQFKILQQKNEIMVEMYQQKENALQQRLTKEELERRSKENMLSEVGGKALEAEEQVKILKQRINEMEEQMKKTEDVYKEQIKEQENKTHSNWVNARNAERALNQEKLESSKLREKLAVMTSQLNERRAPLFRPNSGQPAGPRQGDSYGPSPVSGGAPSPPIMIEGPRRPPSAPVGRRIDPYGPRPPSDPHGRYPENKHISGMDMMGPRSSSPANMDGCGPGSLLVSPIRDSPGPMVQGPPPGPGPHEQLLPPGPHGRLPPPGPYRPPRPGPYHLPPGPHGPPGPPLPPNGHPGMPLPGPVGGDFGPRPANGHVFHPRPGPGHVIDPRGPPPPHFRPPPPHHFGPMPLPPGVRGPMGPRPPIPPDMRFPGPRDHTSPPMNLPPGVLPHPAYPGDAYSQGPPNALQNSSGAQTGPGQDLHVKQEAPQDSVRPAMVKP; encoded by the exons ATGGCAGCAAAACACTTCTACCGACAGGGCTTTCTATTActtttattcaattttatttcaaCCGCAGCCTTGGAAAAAAGGTTCTCCGACTTTAAAAGATGCGCCGATAAGGAGTGCAGCA TGCTTCTATGTCGGGGAAAAGCTGTGAAAGATTTCTTGGGACCAGACTGTCGGTTCCTGTCAGTCAAGAAATCAGAAACTATCTATGTATACTATAAATTGTCAGGAAGAAGGGCCGACATATGGGCTGGAAGT GTTGGAAGTCACTTTGGCTATTTCCCAAAGGACCTTCTTGCAGTTAACCACATTTATACTGACATAGAATTTGAAGTTCCAGCAGAG GAAACAGATTTCGTCTGTTTTGACACTGGATATGATAAGTTTCACAATTACGACATAGATTCACTGTTAGGCTCATCACTGGAGGAGAATGACAGTGAAAATACAGGAAAATCTGACCCAATCCAAGTGGCAGAGGGCACGCAGGAAGAATTACAACCATCAGCAGACGAGGCAATTGACCGTGAAAAACAAACGGAGCATCATGATAACTCTGAGGATCTTGTCCTATATGATCAAAGTGCCTCTTTATCTGAACTTGATGTGGCAACTGAGTCATATTCTAAACCAGTTGCAGATTCTGATACAGCAGCTACATCTGATGCTATTGAGAGAGCTGCAGAAGACAGTGAAACCAAAGATGCACCTACAAAATCTGAAGTGCGATCTGTGTCCAAAGATGATTTTGTTTCAGAAAATGAACCAGTCTCGATTTCTGAAGGAATGCAAATCCCCAAGTTAAAAACTACCCTTGGAACAACTTTTGATGCTGTCGCCTCAGATGAAGAAATCACCAAGAAAGTTACCTCATATGAAGAGGAGGAAAGCGACTATGTAGAAAATCCTCCCAAAGATGAGATTGATGTCGAAGTTGAAACTCCATTGCTGTCTTTTTCTGAACAAGCGAGCACTCCCGCATCTGATTCCATCAAAATTTCTGAAGGAGTGCAAATCCCCCAGTTAAAAACTACCCTTGGAACAACTTTTGATGCTGTCGCCTCAGATGAAGAAATCACCAAGAAAGTTACCCCATATGAAGAGGAGGAAAGCGACTATGTAGAGAATCCTCCCAAAGATGACGTTGATGTTAAAGTAGAAACTCCATTGCTGTCTTTCTCAGAACAACCTGTGAGCACTCCAGCATCTGATTCCATCAGAAAGCCTGAAAGTCCTCCAACAACACATGATGATAAACCGGAGACTGAAGAGGAGAAGAGCGTGTGGACCTCATTTGGAGATGCTGTTTTTTCAGTTGTCACTGGGGGAGAGAAAACGGCACAAGATTTTAGTTCGGAGGAAGATgacgaggaagaggaagaagctgCTTCAGAAGCCCCTCAGAGTTTTGAAGAAGCAAAGAAAAACGTAGAAGAACCGGTATCCGTAGAATTGGCAAAAGAGCCGGAAAACATTGAGCCAGTTCTTCAAGATCCTCCTAATCCCAGCTCTGTACAGACAGATAATAAAGAAATGGACAGTGACTCTGAAAAACACTTGTTTGATCGCGATGATGAGGATGAAGGAGAAGTGATCGGACCTGAGGAAACATTAGAACCAACTGATGAGCCGATACCCCATCAAACAGAAGCAAGTACAAAATCAGTGGATCCAATATCACAAGATGATACTTCCTCCATTCCTGAGGCTCAAAAATCAGATCTTAAAACAGCAGATGAACCCTTTGGgcacaaagaggaagaagaggaagattCAGAGGTCTATAATAGTAACACAGATGTACAGGACAGTAGTGTTGAAATGGAGCACAATGAGGATTTAGACAATGAATTGGCTGAAAACAAAGAGGTGAGCAATCAAGAATTAGCCAGTACCGAAACACACCAGGACACGTCCACTGAGGATTCAGATGTAAAAGATGAGGAATATACTGTAGATGACAGCCTATCTAATCAGATGCACAACTATTCAATGACAGATTTAGAGAGCAATGACGGTCAACCAGAATTATCCGTGGAGGAACCAGAGAGTCATGAGGGAGTTTTTACAGAGGTCTGGGAAGATGAGAAAGAtccagaggaggagaaagaagaattACTTGAAGATGAAAATGCACTTTCTTCCTCACAATCAGACGACACCTCTGACAAACCCTCACCTGAGACAACCCTGCCCACTGCGTTGACTCCAGAGCCGGAATACAGTGATAGCGTGTTGAGACTGACGCTGCTTCGAGACCACTTCACAGAGGAGAGCATGGATCGGATCCAAAAGCTTCTGGGTCTCAAGAATCTCTTTAAAGTGGAGGCCATGTTCTCTGACTTGGACATAGAATTGCAGGCTACACGTCTCTCATCCACAGGTACTATGCAAGACATTGAAAATGCACTCGAGGGCATCCTGGAAGCATCTGAGAACGCTATCCTGGACGAGATTGAGAAGATGCTGGACAGCCAAGGCGCAAAACACAGTAATGACCAACATATGGACAGTGGTTTGGATGAGGAGACTGAAATACTGGATGACTTCCAGGAGCTTGCGTTCAGCCTACGACAGAAGTATTCAACAGCCAGTGACAGCACGCCTTTAGCGACAGAAAAAGCATCAGATATTGACCAAG GTGACATGCCCTTCATCGTTGAAGAAGACAAAGTTGTCAGCGTCCCTGAGGCTGGGAGTGAGGCCAACATCACAGTAAGCGATCATGAAGAAGGGCCAGCAGAGACTACAGAGGAGCACATAGTTTTGGATGAGGTGCACAGTGGACCAGACGTTAGTGTGGAGGAGGATAGCGGAcacttcaataaaaacaaagacaatccGTTGAGCTTCAGTGCATCAGACGAGATACAGAAGGTCCCTCAAGACACCCTGGAAAATCCCTTAGACATGGGTCTTGGTGTCGAGGTTGAACACTCGCCCTCAG GATCTTTGGATTCCATGGACCCAGTGTCTGAAATTCACAAAGAAGAAGTGGGATTATTATTAACTGGACATGTTTATATGGGCTGCATACTGTCAGTGATCAAGAGCAAAATTGCAGAGTGGACCATTGTG ATGATATCACTACTGCCAGAAGAGTGGAAACCTGGAGATACCTTGTTTGGCTGTCCATGGCAAGCTGTTGTCATCACTGCTTTGGTTGGAGTAGTGACCTTCACCCTTTTCTTCTGGAGGGTTGTGTTGGCA GTAAAGAAGAGAGAATATCTGG TGGATGAAAAAAGGTTGACCGAGCAAATTTTGGCactcaaaaaagagaagaaTGATGCTCTCTCTAAAATGTCTGAACTCCAGAAACAG ACTGAACaactaaaagaaaatcaaaaacagTCAGATGAAACTGTCAGTTGTACAATGAAAATGATGCAAAAACTGGAG GGTAAGGTTTTGGAGGCAGAAACACGGAATGAACAGATTGCTGAGGAAAAGaacaaatatgcaaaacaaCTCGAAGATGAGAGGGCAAACTCTCTGCAAAATGAAACAAGG ATTGAGAAATTGGAGAAGTTAAACGAGAAACTACAGCTCAGCAGGAAAAAGATTCAGGAAGCTCTCGCTAAG ACTACAGTTCTCCTGGACGAGTCCAAGATTCGTGAAGATGCCCGAAACGCTCAGCATAAATGTCTTGTGAAAGATTATGCAGCgctaaaagaagaaaataaaacc CTTAAGGCTACTATAAAGGGCTGGGAGGACAAACACAAGGAGCTGAACGAGCAAATTAAAGTCTACCAAAAGTCCCAGAAAGAGCTGGAGGACTCTGTGGTGCTCAAAGATCACAATGTGGAG GTGCTGTCTGAACTTCTGGCAGACCTAGATGCTTGTGATTCACAAAAAGGTGACACCAACGTGTTGGCCAATTGTGAAGTAGCGCATG ACAAGAAGACAGCCATAAAGAACAGAATCAAACAGATGATGGATGTTTCTCGG GTCCAGACCACTCTCTCTGTGGTCGAGGAAGAGCGTGATCGCTTCATGACCAAACTACTGAATGAAGAAAAGACTAGAAAGTCACTGGAAG AACAACACCAGGAGCTTGAACATGCAATTGCAACCCTAAAAAGCGACAAGAGCCATATCGAAAACCAGTTCAAGATCCTCCAGCAGAAAAATGAAATCATGGTTGAAATGTATCAGCAGAAGGAAAACGCTTTGCAGCA GAGATTAACGAAGGAAGAGTTGGAGCGACGCAGCAAAGAGAACATGCTGTCTGAGGTTGGAGGGAAAGCTCTCGAGGCAGAGGAGCAGGTTAAAATCTTAAAGCAACGCATTaatgaaatggaggagcagatgAAGAAGACTGAGGACGTCTATAAAGAGCAG ataaaagaacaggaaaacaaaactCACTCAAACTGG GTAAATGCTCGTAATGCAGAGCGAGCTTTGAATCAAGAGAAGCTTGAATCATCAAAGCTGCGTGAAAA ACTGGCTGTAATGACCTCCCAACTTAATGAGCGCCGTGCTCCCCTTTTCCGACCGAACTCCGGACAACCTGCAGGTCCTCGCCAAG GTGATTCATATGGGCCTTCTCCTGTGAGCGGAGGTGCTCCATCCCCTCCAATAATGATAGAGGGTCCCAGACGCCCTCCTTCTGCCCCAGTGGGGCGAAGAATTGACCCATATG GTCCACGACCTCCATCAGACCCACATGGTCGTTAccctgaaaacaaacacatctcTGGGATGG ACATGATGGGCCCACGTAGCTCCTCACCTGCCAACATGGACGGATGT GGCCCTGGATCTCTCCTAGTGTCTCCGATCAGGGACTCACCAGGCCCCATGGTCCAAGGACCTCCACCCGGCCCTGGACCACATGAGCAGCTCCTCCCTCCTGGACCCCACGGCCGTCTGCCACCTCCTGGACCTTACAGACCTCCAAGACCCGGCCCCTACCACCTCCCACCAGGTCCTCATGGTCCTCCAGGTCCTCCACTTCCACCCAACGGGCACCCAGGTATGCCCCTGCCTGGACCAGTGGGTGGAGATTTTGGACCCCGACCCGCCAACGGACATGTGTTCCACCCCAGGCCAGGCCCTGGACATGTTATTGATCCTCGGGGTCCACCACCGCCACACTTCCGTCCCCCTCCACCTCATCACTTTGGACCGATGCCTCTGCCACCTG GTGTTCGTGGACCTATGGGACCACGTCCTCCCATCCCTCCCGACATGCGCTTCCCAGGACCACGTGACCACACCAGCCCACCAATGAACCTGCCTCCAGGTGTCCTTCCCCACCCTGCATATCCTGGTGATGCTTATAGTCAGGGTCCACCTAATGCCCTCCAGAACTCATCAGGAGCTCAAACTGGCCCTGGACAGGACCTGCATGTGAAGCAGGAGGCCCCTCAGGACTCAGTGAGGCCAGCGATGGTCAAGCCTTAA
- the mia3 gene encoding transport and Golgi organization protein 1 homolog isoform X1: MAAKHFYRQGFLLLLFNFISTAALEKRFSDFKRCADKECSMLLCRGKAVKDFLGPDCRFLSVKKSETIYVYYKLSGRRADIWAGSVGSHFGYFPKDLLAVNHIYTDIEFEVPAEETDFVCFDTGYDKFHNYDIDSLLGSSLEENDSENTGKSDPIQVAEGTQEELQPSADEAIDREKQTEHHDNSEDLVLYDQSASLSELDVATESYSKPVADSDTAATSDAIERAAEDSETKDAPTKSEVRSVSKDDFVSENEPVSISEGMQIPKLKTTLGTTFDAVASDEEITKKVTSYEEEESDYVENPPKDEIDVEVETPLLSFSEQASTPASDSIKISEGVQIPQLKTTLGTTFDAVASDEEITKKVTPYEEEESDYVENPPKDDVDVKVETPLLSFSEQPVSTPASDSIRKPESPPTTHDDKPETEEEKSVWTSFGDAVFSVVTGGEKTAQDFSSEEDDEEEEEAASEAPQSFEEAKKNVEEPVSVELAKEPENIEPVLQDPPNPSSVQTDNKEMDSDSEKHLFDRDDEDEGEVIGPEETLEPTDEPIPHQTEASTKSVDPISQDDTSSIPEAQKSDLKTADEPFGHKEEEEEDSEVYNSNTDVQDSSVEMEHNEDLDNELAENKEVSNQELASTETHQDTSTEDSDVKDEEYTVDDSLSNQMHNYSMTDLESNDGQPELSVEEPESHEGVFTEVWEDEKDPEEEKEELLEDENALSSSQSDDTSDKPSPETTLPTALTPEPEYSDSVLRLTLLRDHFTEESMDRIQKLLGLKNLFKVEAMFSDLDIELQATRLSSTGTMQDIENALEGILEASENAILDEIEKMLDSQGAKHSNDQHMDSGLDEETEILDDFQELAFSLRQKYSTASDSTPLATEKASDIDQGDMPFIVEEDKVVSVPEAGSEANITVSDHEEGPAETTEEHIVLDEVHSGPDVSVEEDSGHFNKNKDNPLSFSASDEIQKVPQDTLENPLDMGLGVEVEHSPSGSLDSMDPVSEIHKEEVGLLLTGHVYMGCILSVIKSKIAEWTIVMISLLPEEWKPGDTLFGCPWQAVVITALVGVVTFTLFFWRVVLAVKKREYLVDEKRLTEQILALKKEKNDALSKMSELQKQTEQLKENQKQSDETVSCTMKMMQKLEGKVLEAETRNEQIAEEKNKYAKQLEDERANSLQNETRIEKLEKLNEKLQLSRKKIQEALAKTTVLLDESKIREDARNAQHKCLVKDYAALKEENKTLKATIKGWEDKHKELNEQIKVYQKSQKELEDSVVLKDHNVEVLSELLADLDACDSQKGDTNVLANCEVAHDKKTAIKNRIKQMMDVSRVQTTLSVVEEERDRFMTKLLNEEKTRKSLEEQHQELEHAIATLKSDKSHIENQFKILQQKNEIMVEMYQQKENALQQRLTKEELERRSKENMLSEVGGKALEAEEQVKILKQRINEMEEQMKKTEDVYKEQIKEQENKTHSNWVNARNAERALNQEKLESSKLREKLAVMTSQLNERRAPLFRPNSGQPAGPRQGDSYGPSPVSGGAPSPPIMIEGPRRPPSAPVGRRIDPYGPRPPSDPHGRYPENKHISGMDMMGPRSSSPANMDGCTQAVDPQIKAETQTEVSTDSPETGPGSLLVSPIRDSPGPMVQGPPPGPGPHEQLLPPGPHGRLPPPGPYRPPRPGPYHLPPGPHGPPGPPLPPNGHPGMPLPGPVGGDFGPRPANGHVFHPRPGPGHVIDPRGPPPPHFRPPPPHHFGPMPLPPGVRGPMGPRPPIPPDMRFPGPRDHTSPPMNLPPGVLPHPAYPGDAYSQGPPNALQNSSGAQTGPGQDLHVKQEAPQDSVRPAMVKP; this comes from the exons ATGGCAGCAAAACACTTCTACCGACAGGGCTTTCTATTActtttattcaattttatttcaaCCGCAGCCTTGGAAAAAAGGTTCTCCGACTTTAAAAGATGCGCCGATAAGGAGTGCAGCA TGCTTCTATGTCGGGGAAAAGCTGTGAAAGATTTCTTGGGACCAGACTGTCGGTTCCTGTCAGTCAAGAAATCAGAAACTATCTATGTATACTATAAATTGTCAGGAAGAAGGGCCGACATATGGGCTGGAAGT GTTGGAAGTCACTTTGGCTATTTCCCAAAGGACCTTCTTGCAGTTAACCACATTTATACTGACATAGAATTTGAAGTTCCAGCAGAG GAAACAGATTTCGTCTGTTTTGACACTGGATATGATAAGTTTCACAATTACGACATAGATTCACTGTTAGGCTCATCACTGGAGGAGAATGACAGTGAAAATACAGGAAAATCTGACCCAATCCAAGTGGCAGAGGGCACGCAGGAAGAATTACAACCATCAGCAGACGAGGCAATTGACCGTGAAAAACAAACGGAGCATCATGATAACTCTGAGGATCTTGTCCTATATGATCAAAGTGCCTCTTTATCTGAACTTGATGTGGCAACTGAGTCATATTCTAAACCAGTTGCAGATTCTGATACAGCAGCTACATCTGATGCTATTGAGAGAGCTGCAGAAGACAGTGAAACCAAAGATGCACCTACAAAATCTGAAGTGCGATCTGTGTCCAAAGATGATTTTGTTTCAGAAAATGAACCAGTCTCGATTTCTGAAGGAATGCAAATCCCCAAGTTAAAAACTACCCTTGGAACAACTTTTGATGCTGTCGCCTCAGATGAAGAAATCACCAAGAAAGTTACCTCATATGAAGAGGAGGAAAGCGACTATGTAGAAAATCCTCCCAAAGATGAGATTGATGTCGAAGTTGAAACTCCATTGCTGTCTTTTTCTGAACAAGCGAGCACTCCCGCATCTGATTCCATCAAAATTTCTGAAGGAGTGCAAATCCCCCAGTTAAAAACTACCCTTGGAACAACTTTTGATGCTGTCGCCTCAGATGAAGAAATCACCAAGAAAGTTACCCCATATGAAGAGGAGGAAAGCGACTATGTAGAGAATCCTCCCAAAGATGACGTTGATGTTAAAGTAGAAACTCCATTGCTGTCTTTCTCAGAACAACCTGTGAGCACTCCAGCATCTGATTCCATCAGAAAGCCTGAAAGTCCTCCAACAACACATGATGATAAACCGGAGACTGAAGAGGAGAAGAGCGTGTGGACCTCATTTGGAGATGCTGTTTTTTCAGTTGTCACTGGGGGAGAGAAAACGGCACAAGATTTTAGTTCGGAGGAAGATgacgaggaagaggaagaagctgCTTCAGAAGCCCCTCAGAGTTTTGAAGAAGCAAAGAAAAACGTAGAAGAACCGGTATCCGTAGAATTGGCAAAAGAGCCGGAAAACATTGAGCCAGTTCTTCAAGATCCTCCTAATCCCAGCTCTGTACAGACAGATAATAAAGAAATGGACAGTGACTCTGAAAAACACTTGTTTGATCGCGATGATGAGGATGAAGGAGAAGTGATCGGACCTGAGGAAACATTAGAACCAACTGATGAGCCGATACCCCATCAAACAGAAGCAAGTACAAAATCAGTGGATCCAATATCACAAGATGATACTTCCTCCATTCCTGAGGCTCAAAAATCAGATCTTAAAACAGCAGATGAACCCTTTGGgcacaaagaggaagaagaggaagattCAGAGGTCTATAATAGTAACACAGATGTACAGGACAGTAGTGTTGAAATGGAGCACAATGAGGATTTAGACAATGAATTGGCTGAAAACAAAGAGGTGAGCAATCAAGAATTAGCCAGTACCGAAACACACCAGGACACGTCCACTGAGGATTCAGATGTAAAAGATGAGGAATATACTGTAGATGACAGCCTATCTAATCAGATGCACAACTATTCAATGACAGATTTAGAGAGCAATGACGGTCAACCAGAATTATCCGTGGAGGAACCAGAGAGTCATGAGGGAGTTTTTACAGAGGTCTGGGAAGATGAGAAAGAtccagaggaggagaaagaagaattACTTGAAGATGAAAATGCACTTTCTTCCTCACAATCAGACGACACCTCTGACAAACCCTCACCTGAGACAACCCTGCCCACTGCGTTGACTCCAGAGCCGGAATACAGTGATAGCGTGTTGAGACTGACGCTGCTTCGAGACCACTTCACAGAGGAGAGCATGGATCGGATCCAAAAGCTTCTGGGTCTCAAGAATCTCTTTAAAGTGGAGGCCATGTTCTCTGACTTGGACATAGAATTGCAGGCTACACGTCTCTCATCCACAGGTACTATGCAAGACATTGAAAATGCACTCGAGGGCATCCTGGAAGCATCTGAGAACGCTATCCTGGACGAGATTGAGAAGATGCTGGACAGCCAAGGCGCAAAACACAGTAATGACCAACATATGGACAGTGGTTTGGATGAGGAGACTGAAATACTGGATGACTTCCAGGAGCTTGCGTTCAGCCTACGACAGAAGTATTCAACAGCCAGTGACAGCACGCCTTTAGCGACAGAAAAAGCATCAGATATTGACCAAG GTGACATGCCCTTCATCGTTGAAGAAGACAAAGTTGTCAGCGTCCCTGAGGCTGGGAGTGAGGCCAACATCACAGTAAGCGATCATGAAGAAGGGCCAGCAGAGACTACAGAGGAGCACATAGTTTTGGATGAGGTGCACAGTGGACCAGACGTTAGTGTGGAGGAGGATAGCGGAcacttcaataaaaacaaagacaatccGTTGAGCTTCAGTGCATCAGACGAGATACAGAAGGTCCCTCAAGACACCCTGGAAAATCCCTTAGACATGGGTCTTGGTGTCGAGGTTGAACACTCGCCCTCAG GATCTTTGGATTCCATGGACCCAGTGTCTGAAATTCACAAAGAAGAAGTGGGATTATTATTAACTGGACATGTTTATATGGGCTGCATACTGTCAGTGATCAAGAGCAAAATTGCAGAGTGGACCATTGTG ATGATATCACTACTGCCAGAAGAGTGGAAACCTGGAGATACCTTGTTTGGCTGTCCATGGCAAGCTGTTGTCATCACTGCTTTGGTTGGAGTAGTGACCTTCACCCTTTTCTTCTGGAGGGTTGTGTTGGCA GTAAAGAAGAGAGAATATCTGG TGGATGAAAAAAGGTTGACCGAGCAAATTTTGGCactcaaaaaagagaagaaTGATGCTCTCTCTAAAATGTCTGAACTCCAGAAACAG ACTGAACaactaaaagaaaatcaaaaacagTCAGATGAAACTGTCAGTTGTACAATGAAAATGATGCAAAAACTGGAG GGTAAGGTTTTGGAGGCAGAAACACGGAATGAACAGATTGCTGAGGAAAAGaacaaatatgcaaaacaaCTCGAAGATGAGAGGGCAAACTCTCTGCAAAATGAAACAAGG ATTGAGAAATTGGAGAAGTTAAACGAGAAACTACAGCTCAGCAGGAAAAAGATTCAGGAAGCTCTCGCTAAG ACTACAGTTCTCCTGGACGAGTCCAAGATTCGTGAAGATGCCCGAAACGCTCAGCATAAATGTCTTGTGAAAGATTATGCAGCgctaaaagaagaaaataaaacc CTTAAGGCTACTATAAAGGGCTGGGAGGACAAACACAAGGAGCTGAACGAGCAAATTAAAGTCTACCAAAAGTCCCAGAAAGAGCTGGAGGACTCTGTGGTGCTCAAAGATCACAATGTGGAG GTGCTGTCTGAACTTCTGGCAGACCTAGATGCTTGTGATTCACAAAAAGGTGACACCAACGTGTTGGCCAATTGTGAAGTAGCGCATG ACAAGAAGACAGCCATAAAGAACAGAATCAAACAGATGATGGATGTTTCTCGG GTCCAGACCACTCTCTCTGTGGTCGAGGAAGAGCGTGATCGCTTCATGACCAAACTACTGAATGAAGAAAAGACTAGAAAGTCACTGGAAG AACAACACCAGGAGCTTGAACATGCAATTGCAACCCTAAAAAGCGACAAGAGCCATATCGAAAACCAGTTCAAGATCCTCCAGCAGAAAAATGAAATCATGGTTGAAATGTATCAGCAGAAGGAAAACGCTTTGCAGCA GAGATTAACGAAGGAAGAGTTGGAGCGACGCAGCAAAGAGAACATGCTGTCTGAGGTTGGAGGGAAAGCTCTCGAGGCAGAGGAGCAGGTTAAAATCTTAAAGCAACGCATTaatgaaatggaggagcagatgAAGAAGACTGAGGACGTCTATAAAGAGCAG ataaaagaacaggaaaacaaaactCACTCAAACTGG GTAAATGCTCGTAATGCAGAGCGAGCTTTGAATCAAGAGAAGCTTGAATCATCAAAGCTGCGTGAAAA ACTGGCTGTAATGACCTCCCAACTTAATGAGCGCCGTGCTCCCCTTTTCCGACCGAACTCCGGACAACCTGCAGGTCCTCGCCAAG GTGATTCATATGGGCCTTCTCCTGTGAGCGGAGGTGCTCCATCCCCTCCAATAATGATAGAGGGTCCCAGACGCCCTCCTTCTGCCCCAGTGGGGCGAAGAATTGACCCATATG GTCCACGACCTCCATCAGACCCACATGGTCGTTAccctgaaaacaaacacatctcTGGGATGG ACATGATGGGCCCACGTAGCTCCTCACCTGCCAACATGGACGGATGT ACACAAGCAGTAGATCCACAGATAAAAGCAGAGACACAGACTGAGGTCTCCACAGACAGTCCAGAGACA GGCCCTGGATCTCTCCTAGTGTCTCCGATCAGGGACTCACCAGGCCCCATGGTCCAAGGACCTCCACCCGGCCCTGGACCACATGAGCAGCTCCTCCCTCCTGGACCCCACGGCCGTCTGCCACCTCCTGGACCTTACAGACCTCCAAGACCCGGCCCCTACCACCTCCCACCAGGTCCTCATGGTCCTCCAGGTCCTCCACTTCCACCCAACGGGCACCCAGGTATGCCCCTGCCTGGACCAGTGGGTGGAGATTTTGGACCCCGACCCGCCAACGGACATGTGTTCCACCCCAGGCCAGGCCCTGGACATGTTATTGATCCTCGGGGTCCACCACCGCCACACTTCCGTCCCCCTCCACCTCATCACTTTGGACCGATGCCTCTGCCACCTG GTGTTCGTGGACCTATGGGACCACGTCCTCCCATCCCTCCCGACATGCGCTTCCCAGGACCACGTGACCACACCAGCCCACCAATGAACCTGCCTCCAGGTGTCCTTCCCCACCCTGCATATCCTGGTGATGCTTATAGTCAGGGTCCACCTAATGCCCTCCAGAACTCATCAGGAGCTCAAACTGGCCCTGGACAGGACCTGCATGTGAAGCAGGAGGCCCCTCAGGACTCAGTGAGGCCAGCGATGGTCAAGCCTTAA